The following are encoded in a window of Arthrobacter sp. OAP107 genomic DNA:
- a CDS encoding DUF2848 domain-containing protein, with protein sequence MTTLSFELPDGRTQDVEVRHLLNAGYAGREQDEVQAHIAELAELGVPGPATTPALYPVSPYLAQQVSEVRVQHERTSGEAEWALVITEEGVLLTAACDHTDRALEVHGVAWSKNASPDVLGRKAWRLDDVRDHLDQITLKAWVGEGDTPDTLIQDSSLEALLTPDYWLDVLTQRGLNAPGTVLISGTVAMTGGVNQFARSWKVEMADPVTGTSVDVRYVVEQMAEPIG encoded by the coding sequence ATGACGACTCTTAGCTTTGAACTACCGGACGGCCGCACGCAGGATGTGGAGGTCAGGCACCTCCTGAATGCGGGCTACGCTGGGCGTGAGCAGGATGAAGTCCAGGCCCATATCGCTGAGCTCGCTGAACTTGGCGTTCCGGGCCCGGCTACTACTCCCGCCCTGTATCCAGTGTCCCCCTATCTGGCCCAGCAGGTATCGGAAGTCCGGGTGCAGCATGAACGCACCTCCGGAGAGGCGGAATGGGCGCTTGTCATTACCGAGGAAGGCGTGCTGCTCACGGCCGCCTGCGACCACACGGACCGCGCACTCGAGGTGCACGGCGTGGCCTGGAGCAAAAATGCGAGCCCGGACGTGCTGGGCCGGAAGGCGTGGCGGCTCGATGACGTCCGGGACCACCTGGACCAGATCACCCTCAAGGCCTGGGTGGGGGAGGGCGACACCCCCGACACCCTCATTCAGGACAGCTCACTCGAAGCCCTGCTGACCCCTGACTACTGGCTGGACGTCCTCACCCAACGCGGACTCAATGCCCCCGGAACTGTGCTCATCTCCGGCACGGTTGCCATGACCGGCGGCGTGAACCAGTTCGCCCGCAGCTGGAAGGTGGAGATGGCCGATCCCGTGACCGGCACCTCCGTGGACGTCCGGTACGTCGTGGAACAGATGGCCGAGCCGATCGGCTGA
- a CDS encoding phosphatase PAP2 family protein yields the protein MPGGPLTDKQGTPQTGVRGELRQDTTVGGKDLTRWQSRFGRFLVGAVQRISQILGPHGALVLTLMAGAVIAAILTAAFADVYESVVQADGVAGLDHPVLAAGKSLRSPGLDVAVTAFTDVGGTIGMPILALTAMGALAYRRRSWTPVILVVTAGLGSLLMTIAGKRLIGRARPDLSDAVPPYEHSASFPSGHSLNAVVIAGIVAYLIILRLKTTRSRVLTGAAAAVFAAAMGLSRVYLGHHWLTDVLAAWSLGAAWLALVVTAHRLYLTVRKKRAA from the coding sequence ATGCCCGGCGGACCGCTGACCGACAAGCAGGGAACGCCGCAAACAGGCGTCCGCGGCGAGCTCCGCCAGGACACGACCGTGGGCGGCAAGGACCTCACCCGCTGGCAGAGCCGGTTCGGGCGCTTCCTGGTCGGCGCCGTCCAGCGGATCAGCCAGATCCTGGGGCCGCACGGCGCGTTGGTCCTGACCCTGATGGCGGGTGCTGTCATTGCCGCAATACTGACGGCCGCCTTCGCGGACGTGTACGAGTCCGTGGTCCAGGCTGATGGGGTGGCCGGCCTCGACCATCCAGTACTGGCGGCCGGCAAGAGCCTGCGCTCCCCCGGCCTGGACGTGGCCGTCACGGCCTTCACCGACGTGGGCGGCACCATCGGCATGCCAATCCTCGCCCTGACCGCCATGGGTGCATTGGCCTACCGCCGGCGGTCGTGGACGCCCGTCATCCTGGTCGTGACCGCAGGCCTGGGCTCCCTGCTGATGACCATCGCGGGGAAGCGGCTGATCGGCCGCGCCCGCCCCGACCTCAGCGACGCCGTACCGCCCTACGAGCACTCGGCGTCGTTTCCCAGCGGCCATTCCCTAAATGCGGTGGTGATCGCGGGAATCGTCGCCTACCTGATCATCCTGCGGCTGAAGACAACCCGCAGCCGGGTTCTCACCGGGGCGGCGGCCGCGGTTTTCGCCGCGGCCATGGGCCTGAGCAGGGTATACCTGGGCCACCACTGGCTCACGGATGTCCTCGCCGCGTGGTCACTCGGCGCGGCCTGGCTGGCCCTTGTAGTCACAGCCCACCGGCTCTACCTGACGGTGCGGAAGAAGAGGGCGGCGTAA
- a CDS encoding pyridoxal phosphate-dependent aminotransferase, whose translation MRAMQNSSRLQDVRYDLRGPVQHAAKKMESEGHSILRMNLGDPAPFGLHAPESIVVDMIHHLREAQGYSDSKGIFSARTAISQYYETKGLMEIGVEDIFIGNGVSELISMTLQAFLEVGDEVLIPSPDYPLWTAATVLCGGSAVHYMCDEENNWWPDMADVEAKITDRTRAIVLINPNNPTGAVYPRQILEGFADLARRHDLVLFSDEIYEKITFDENVHIHTASVARDIPVLTFSGLSKAYRMPGYRAGWVAVSGPRWATAAYRESLELLASLRLCPNVPAQHAIQTSLGGYQSITDLIRPGGRLREQRDLACRLLNEIPGVSCVPAAGAMYLFPKLDAEMYPFVDDEQFVLDLLQDQKILVSHGTAFHWHATDHFRFVILPAVDDIREAVRRIATFLSSYRAKAGRARAMSGNAHHSPDELSA comes from the coding sequence ATGCGCGCCATGCAGAATTCCAGCCGATTGCAGGATGTCCGGTACGACCTCAGGGGTCCGGTGCAGCATGCGGCGAAGAAGATGGAGTCGGAAGGCCACAGCATCCTGCGCATGAACCTGGGGGATCCGGCGCCGTTCGGCCTGCATGCGCCGGAGTCCATCGTGGTGGACATGATCCACCACCTGCGCGAGGCGCAGGGCTACAGCGATTCGAAGGGCATCTTCTCCGCCCGGACCGCCATCTCGCAGTACTACGAGACCAAGGGCCTGATGGAGATCGGCGTCGAGGACATCTTCATCGGCAACGGGGTCAGCGAGCTCATTTCCATGACGTTGCAGGCCTTCCTGGAGGTCGGTGACGAGGTCCTCATCCCGTCACCGGACTATCCGCTGTGGACTGCTGCCACCGTGCTCTGCGGCGGCAGCGCCGTGCACTACATGTGCGATGAGGAGAACAACTGGTGGCCGGACATGGCCGACGTCGAGGCGAAGATCACCGACCGCACGCGGGCCATCGTGCTGATCAACCCCAACAACCCGACCGGCGCCGTCTATCCCCGGCAGATTCTGGAGGGGTTCGCCGATCTGGCCCGGCGGCACGACCTGGTGCTGTTCTCCGACGAGATCTACGAGAAGATCACGTTCGATGAGAACGTCCACATCCACACGGCCTCCGTGGCCAGGGACATTCCGGTGCTGACCTTCTCCGGCCTGTCCAAGGCGTACCGGATGCCCGGCTACCGTGCCGGCTGGGTGGCGGTTTCCGGTCCGCGCTGGGCCACCGCAGCCTACCGGGAGTCCCTCGAACTGCTGGCCTCGCTCCGGCTCTGCCCCAATGTTCCCGCTCAGCACGCGATCCAGACGTCGCTGGGCGGCTACCAGAGCATCACGGACCTAATCCGGCCCGGCGGCCGGCTGCGGGAACAGCGCGACCTCGCCTGCCGGCTCCTCAACGAGATTCCCGGCGTGAGCTGCGTGCCGGCCGCCGGCGCGATGTACCTCTTCCCGAAACTGGACGCGGAGATGTATCCGTTCGTGGACGACGAGCAGTTCGTCCTTGACCTGCTGCAGGACCAGAAAATCCTGGTCTCGCATGGAACGGCGTTCCACTGGCACGCCACGGACCATTTCCGGTTCGTCATCCTGCCCGCCGTGGACGACATCCGCGAGGCAGTGCGCCGCATCGCCACCTTCCTGTCCTCCTACCGGGCCAAGGCCGGCCGCGCCCGCGCAATGTCCGGCAACGCCCACCACAGCCCGGATGAACTGAGCGCCTGA
- a CDS encoding glycoside hydrolase family 15 protein: MHFVLHHRHSWQDRPPLWDQPEAARRLEDTLEGWRSWSDLHQGYHGPWQDLVNASGRFLQALTYYPTGAMIAAATTSLPEVAGGTRNWDYRYTWIRDASMTLQALWVAACPDEAGKFFQFLAAAVATQQDGEDLQIMYGIGGERDLSERELAHLPGWRSSRPVRVGNGAWQQRQLDIYGELLDSAARLPELLAGLEPETKRFLADAADRAAARWQAPDHGIWEVRGEPRHFLHSKLMCWVAVDRAIRLAEALDAQDRVRDWEQAREEIAATIRGQGWSDAANAYTQAFGSAELDASSLLLCIVGFLPADDPRMLATIDAVDRHLTDDRGLVYRYRAADGLPGEEGTFLLCTFWLAQALALAGQTKRARTVFDRAAGFATDLGLLAEEVSADGRELLGNFPQAFSHIGLVNAAWAIASAEQNGQD, translated from the coding sequence GTGCACTTCGTCCTTCACCACCGGCACAGCTGGCAGGACCGGCCGCCCCTGTGGGACCAGCCGGAAGCAGCACGCCGGCTCGAGGACACGCTGGAGGGCTGGCGCAGCTGGTCGGACCTCCACCAGGGCTACCACGGACCCTGGCAGGATCTGGTCAACGCCAGCGGACGGTTCCTGCAGGCACTGACGTACTATCCCACCGGGGCCATGATCGCCGCCGCCACCACGTCGCTGCCCGAAGTGGCGGGCGGCACCCGCAACTGGGATTACCGGTACACCTGGATCCGGGACGCGAGCATGACGCTGCAGGCGTTGTGGGTGGCGGCGTGCCCGGATGAGGCAGGAAAGTTCTTCCAATTCCTGGCCGCCGCGGTGGCGACGCAGCAGGACGGCGAGGACCTGCAAATCATGTACGGCATCGGCGGCGAACGGGACCTGTCCGAGCGCGAGCTTGCGCACCTTCCGGGCTGGCGTTCCAGCAGGCCGGTGCGGGTGGGCAACGGCGCATGGCAGCAGCGCCAGCTCGACATCTACGGGGAGCTGCTGGACTCCGCGGCCCGGCTGCCGGAACTCCTCGCCGGCCTGGAACCGGAGACGAAACGGTTCCTGGCCGACGCGGCGGACCGCGCTGCTGCCCGCTGGCAGGCACCGGACCACGGCATCTGGGAGGTCCGCGGCGAGCCCCGCCATTTCCTGCACTCTAAGCTCATGTGCTGGGTGGCCGTCGACCGCGCCATCCGGCTGGCCGAAGCCTTGGACGCCCAGGACCGGGTCCGGGACTGGGAGCAGGCACGGGAGGAGATCGCTGCCACGATCCGCGGCCAGGGCTGGAGCGATGCGGCGAACGCCTACACCCAGGCATTCGGCTCGGCCGAGCTCGACGCGTCAAGCCTGCTGCTGTGCATCGTGGGCTTCCTGCCCGCCGACGATCCGCGCATGCTGGCCACCATCGACGCCGTGGACCGGCACCTGACCGATGACCGGGGCCTGGTGTACCGCTACCGGGCCGCCGACGGGCTTCCGGGGGAGGAAGGGACGTTCCTGCTGTGCACCTTCTGGCTGGCCCAGGCCCTGGCGCTCGCCGGGCAGACCAAAAGGGCACGGACGGTTTTCGACCGTGCCGCCGGCTTCGCCACGGATCTGGGGCTTCTGGCAGAGGAAGTGTCCGCCGACGGCCGCGAACTGCTGGGGAATTTCCCGCAGGCGTTCAGCCACATCGGGCTCGTCAACGCCGCCTGGGCCATCGCCTCCGCCGAACAGAACGGACAGGACTAG
- a CDS encoding peptidase — protein sequence MPGGSPIPTEGLQPGVRRSASGRIPQWAVDEAFGALQDPAPWRTGPSAPMPAPAYGRRRRRLGRKWAIGAGIALLVGLSAVPMAFERFVLPAVLPYLPGAPVPPPGFEAAGAPLGQPPASTGSKAYALQESPDPGQLFAAYDPCRPVHYVVRPDNAPPGADQMIQEAVSRVSAATGLRFVYDGPTSEAPSDDRETYQPDLYGKRWAPVLIAWSNPSESPDLAGDVDGLGGSGYAYVEGQPYVLVAGQVALDAPDFADILRWPDGSKYGRAVIMHELAHVVGLDHVNDPTQLMNPEGTGVTEFAAGDLAGLAVLGGGECVPEL from the coding sequence GTGCCTGGTGGTTCTCCGATTCCCACCGAGGGACTGCAGCCGGGCGTCCGACGGTCCGCGAGCGGGCGCATTCCGCAGTGGGCCGTCGACGAGGCTTTCGGAGCGTTGCAGGACCCGGCCCCGTGGCGTACGGGACCGTCCGCCCCCATGCCGGCTCCGGCCTACGGCCGGCGCAGAAGGCGCCTCGGCAGGAAGTGGGCGATCGGTGCGGGCATCGCCCTGCTCGTGGGCCTATCCGCCGTGCCGATGGCATTCGAACGCTTTGTGCTGCCTGCAGTTCTGCCGTACCTCCCCGGAGCGCCGGTTCCGCCGCCCGGATTCGAGGCCGCCGGTGCGCCGCTCGGGCAGCCGCCTGCCAGCACAGGGTCAAAGGCGTACGCCCTGCAGGAATCCCCCGATCCCGGCCAGCTGTTCGCCGCCTACGATCCCTGCCGGCCCGTGCACTACGTGGTCCGTCCCGACAACGCCCCGCCGGGTGCCGACCAGATGATCCAGGAGGCAGTGTCCAGGGTTTCTGCCGCCACCGGGCTGCGCTTCGTTTATGACGGCCCCACGTCGGAGGCCCCCAGCGACGACCGCGAAACGTACCAGCCGGACCTGTACGGCAAGCGGTGGGCGCCTGTGCTCATTGCCTGGTCCAATCCTTCGGAGAGTCCCGACCTGGCGGGGGACGTCGACGGGCTGGGCGGCAGCGGATACGCGTACGTGGAGGGGCAGCCCTACGTTCTGGTGGCGGGCCAGGTGGCACTCGACGCCCCCGATTTCGCGGACATCCTGCGGTGGCCTGACGGATCGAAGTACGGCCGGGCCGTCATCATGCACGAGCTCGCCCACGTCGTGGGGCTGGATCACGTCAACGACCCCACCCAGCTGATGAACCCGGAAGGCACCGGCGTCACCGAATTCGCGGCCGGCGACCTCGCCGGCCTGGCCGTTCTGGGCGGCGGGGAATGCGTCCCGGAACTCTGA
- a CDS encoding LssY C-terminal domain-containing protein, translated as MAVPKEAEATQEPEHSRPDSRKARWGTRWATVVAVLQRLLYVAITAAVGWAVYFFLLARLARGPEQVWVFLPVWLIAAYAFLPRVHKILSGLYLPNYFIGRARTGDGVLGDPVNLAVIGPADELRTAMVTAGWIEADPVTPATAWRTLTATLLGRSYPQSPVSALYVFGNRQDMAFQREIDGNPRKRHHVRFWKCPDGWMLPGGFSVDWVGAGTYDKSVGLSLFTFQITHKIADGTDEERDFIIGTLKTANAVESVHVIRHFSSGYHHRNGGGDSIRTDGHLPIIDLRPPGSREPGLS; from the coding sequence GTGGCTGTTCCGAAAGAAGCCGAGGCGACCCAGGAGCCCGAGCACTCCCGGCCGGACAGCCGGAAGGCACGCTGGGGCACCCGCTGGGCCACCGTCGTCGCCGTCCTCCAGCGGCTGCTGTACGTGGCCATCACCGCCGCCGTGGGCTGGGCCGTCTACTTCTTCCTGCTCGCCCGGCTGGCCAGGGGGCCGGAGCAGGTGTGGGTGTTCCTCCCCGTCTGGCTGATTGCCGCTTATGCCTTCCTGCCGCGCGTCCACAAGATCCTCAGCGGCCTGTACCTGCCGAACTACTTCATCGGACGTGCCCGCACCGGAGACGGCGTGCTGGGCGATCCGGTCAATCTGGCCGTGATCGGCCCGGCGGATGAGCTGCGCACCGCGATGGTCACGGCGGGGTGGATCGAGGCCGACCCCGTCACCCCGGCCACCGCCTGGCGCACCCTCACCGCGACGCTGCTGGGCCGGAGTTATCCGCAGTCGCCGGTCAGTGCCTTGTACGTTTTCGGCAACAGGCAGGACATGGCGTTCCAGCGGGAAATCGACGGCAACCCGCGCAAGCGGCACCATGTGCGGTTCTGGAAATGCCCGGACGGCTGGATGCTTCCCGGCGGCTTCTCCGTCGACTGGGTGGGCGCCGGAACATACGACAAAAGCGTGGGACTCTCGCTCTTCACGTTCCAGATCACGCACAAGATCGCCGACGGCACCGACGAGGAACGCGACTTCATCATCGGGACGCTGAAAACTGCCAATGCGGTGGAATCAGTGCATGTCATCCGGCACTTCTCCTCCGGCTACCACCACCGCAACGGCGGCGGAGACAGCATCCGCACGGACGGGCACCTGCCCATCATCGACCTCCGGCCGCCGGGCTCCCGGGAGCCGGGCCTGTCTTGA
- the trxA gene encoding thioredoxin, protein MNNAIIKCPHCGQANRVPAAAGGRPRCAKCRRDLPWVVEAGDDDFAEIAEQSRVPVLVDFWATWCGPCRMVSPVLDRLAHERAGEVKLVKVDVDKAPRLSARFAIQAVPTLMVIVDGKIAARQAGAAPAPVLDRWLREALA, encoded by the coding sequence ATGAACAACGCGATCATCAAATGCCCCCACTGCGGCCAGGCCAACCGCGTGCCGGCTGCCGCCGGCGGCCGGCCGCGGTGCGCGAAATGCCGCCGTGACCTGCCCTGGGTGGTGGAGGCGGGAGACGACGACTTCGCCGAGATTGCCGAACAGTCCCGGGTGCCGGTGCTGGTGGACTTCTGGGCAACATGGTGCGGACCCTGCCGCATGGTGAGCCCCGTGCTGGACCGGCTGGCACATGAGCGGGCGGGCGAAGTGAAGCTGGTGAAGGTGGATGTGGACAAGGCGCCGCGGCTTTCCGCCCGTTTCGCCATCCAGGCTGTCCCGACGCTGATGGTGATCGTCGATGGAAAGATCGCGGCCCGCCAGGCTGGCGCTGCACCGGCCCCGGTTTTGGACCGCTGGCTCAGGGAGGCGCTTGCGTGA
- a CDS encoding NAD(P)-binding domain-containing protein — MTTIGIIGAGHIGSQVARKAVELGYDVVISNSRGPETLAGLVAELGPRAKAATAAEAAAAGDFAVVTVPLRSYRAVPVEPLAGKVVVDTNNYYWERDGRFPALDNGEATTSGLLQEHLPESKVAKGFNHIMAKEITSDGTPPGTQNRRALATASDYPEASELVTKLYDEFGFDTVNIGPLSDSWRVERDRPAYVVRQNAAELAENLAKAPRTI, encoded by the coding sequence ATGACAACAATCGGAATCATCGGTGCAGGACACATTGGAAGCCAGGTTGCGCGCAAGGCTGTGGAACTCGGCTATGACGTGGTGATCAGCAATTCGCGGGGGCCGGAAACCCTGGCAGGGCTCGTTGCGGAGCTGGGACCGCGGGCGAAGGCAGCCACCGCTGCAGAGGCCGCGGCAGCGGGCGACTTCGCGGTCGTCACCGTTCCGCTCAGGAGCTACCGGGCCGTTCCTGTGGAGCCGCTGGCCGGAAAGGTCGTGGTCGACACCAACAACTATTACTGGGAGCGGGACGGCCGCTTCCCGGCACTGGACAACGGGGAAGCCACCACGTCCGGGCTGCTGCAGGAGCACCTTCCGGAGTCCAAAGTGGCCAAGGGCTTCAACCACATCATGGCCAAAGAGATCACCTCGGACGGTACCCCGCCGGGCACGCAGAACCGCCGCGCGCTGGCCACGGCCAGCGACTACCCCGAGGCCAGTGAGCTGGTGACGAAGCTCTACGACGAGTTCGGCTTCGACACCGTCAACATCGGTCCCCTGTCCGACAGCTGGCGCGTCGAGCGCGACCGCCCGGCCTACGTGGTCCGGCAGAACGCGGCCGAGCTCGCCGAGAACCTGGCGAAAGCTCCGCGGACCATCTGA
- a CDS encoding DUF1992 domain-containing protein, with translation MTGSTSGDFRRKVERAAELRALRSAGGTAEEDAELSAAESEVREKRRKVSDAARADYLIRDAMAQGKFDNLKYSGKPIPGLGEGYDPDWWVKGLIQREHLSGLGPKAILLRTEDAELDARLDAQYTEKQVRDIVEDFNASVIDARRQLQGGPPVVTKTRDADVEVQRWRERRAAAAAAAPEPVAEAKTPWWRRLRNRSS, from the coding sequence GTGACAGGCTCAACGAGCGGTGACTTCCGGCGGAAGGTGGAGCGCGCTGCCGAACTCCGTGCCCTCCGGTCCGCCGGCGGGACAGCGGAGGAAGACGCGGAACTGTCCGCCGCCGAGTCCGAAGTGCGGGAAAAGCGCCGGAAGGTCAGCGACGCTGCCCGCGCCGACTACCTGATCCGGGACGCGATGGCGCAGGGAAAGTTCGACAACCTGAAATACTCCGGCAAGCCGATTCCCGGGCTCGGCGAGGGCTACGACCCCGACTGGTGGGTCAAGGGCCTCATCCAGCGCGAGCACCTCAGCGGGCTGGGACCAAAGGCGATCCTGCTGCGAACCGAGGATGCAGAGCTGGACGCCAGACTGGACGCCCAGTACACGGAAAAGCAGGTCCGCGACATCGTCGAGGACTTCAACGCCAGTGTCATCGACGCCCGCCGCCAGTTGCAGGGCGGGCCGCCGGTGGTGACGAAAACCCGCGACGCCGACGTCGAGGTGCAGCGGTGGCGCGAACGGCGGGCGGCGGCGGCCGCGGCTGCACCGGAACCTGTTGCCGAAGCCAAGACGCCCTGGTGGCGGCGCCTGCGCAACCGCTCCTCCTGA
- a CDS encoding HNH endonuclease — protein sequence MVAVLLGWNPGVGDTWPGYSRVVDELGAAGVHRRSWPTGPGTGAGAEALPEPGADAWLLLHGKTGSGLIGHGVVASAPYLAAGTGPEGEPRTCVDVDFDALLPLGDQIAVDILAARAPLTDWSAAASAGSQAVPEEQARAIREVWAEQLPADEMDPVLPVPGTLPQDALVRVGVSRYERDPHARRVCLAHYGTSCAACGFSFEAAYGPEGEGFIHVHHLVPAAQLGPGYELDPVGDLVPLCPNCHAMAHRRRIPYTVAELRAMRSRAGYIGGSVVSQQELDAQADARRILGST from the coding sequence ATGGTGGCTGTTCTGCTGGGCTGGAACCCGGGCGTAGGCGATACCTGGCCGGGTTATTCGCGGGTGGTGGATGAGCTGGGCGCTGCCGGCGTGCACCGCCGGTCGTGGCCCACCGGACCGGGAACCGGCGCTGGTGCCGAAGCCCTGCCGGAACCGGGTGCGGACGCCTGGCTCCTGCTGCATGGAAAGACGGGCAGCGGGCTGATTGGCCACGGCGTGGTCGCCTCCGCGCCATATCTGGCTGCCGGGACGGGTCCTGAAGGCGAACCGCGGACCTGCGTTGACGTGGACTTCGACGCGCTGCTGCCGCTCGGAGACCAGATCGCGGTGGATATCCTGGCAGCCCGCGCGCCGCTAACCGACTGGTCTGCCGCCGCGAGTGCTGGCTCCCAGGCGGTACCGGAGGAACAGGCACGCGCCATCCGGGAAGTCTGGGCCGAGCAACTGCCGGCCGACGAGATGGATCCGGTTCTGCCTGTGCCGGGCACCCTGCCGCAGGACGCCCTGGTCCGGGTGGGCGTAAGCCGGTACGAGCGCGACCCCCACGCCAGGCGCGTCTGCCTGGCGCACTACGGGACCTCGTGCGCCGCCTGCGGGTTTTCCTTCGAGGCCGCCTACGGCCCGGAAGGCGAAGGCTTTATCCACGTCCATCACCTGGTGCCGGCAGCCCAGCTGGGGCCAGGCTACGAGCTGGACCCCGTGGGCGACCTCGTTCCGCTGTGCCCCAACTGCCACGCCATGGCGCACCGGCGCCGGATCCCCTACACCGTCGCGGAACTGCGGGCCATGAGGTCCCGGGCGGGGTACATCGGCGGATCCGTGGTGTCACAGCAGGAGCTGGACGCCCAGGCTGACGCCCGACGCATCCTGGGCAGCACCTGA
- a CDS encoding DUF6221 family protein has product MDIVEFLSARIAEDEAVARKLLDDRTTSEAGRWYERRLLLECEAKRRLISIVEAARQTALATLVSDPFGDESEWIPQALEWTTLSLNALAVPYSDHPDFNRDWLWYP; this is encoded by the coding sequence GTGGACATTGTGGAGTTCCTGTCCGCGCGCATCGCCGAGGACGAAGCGGTGGCGCGCAAGCTGCTCGACGACCGCACGACGTCCGAAGCGGGCAGGTGGTACGAACGCCGCCTGCTGCTGGAATGCGAAGCCAAGCGGCGCCTGATCAGCATCGTCGAGGCGGCCAGGCAAACGGCACTGGCCACGCTTGTGAGCGATCCATTCGGGGACGAGTCCGAGTGGATCCCGCAGGCGCTGGAATGGACCACCCTGTCCCTCAATGCGCTCGCGGTCCCCTACAGCGACCATCCCGACTTCAACCGGGACTGGCTCTGGTACCCGTAG
- a CDS encoding NUDIX domain-containing protein → MSRTKPPTFGALPWRIGKQGTLEVLLIHRPAHVDWSIPKGKADPGETGRECAEREVREETGLRCRLGAELPSIRYEDSKRRIKTIRYWAAAAGSGRFTPNEEVDAVRWLSLPAALRTVTEPRDRPAIIALGSRLQLELGVRPAPEREKTLLLVRGGEMVERHEWDPAAGVRPLAPAGVQAARSLASLGAMFAIERIVSAPSIRCVETVAELARRQSLEVQRTEHLTGGNLAATLDLVAQARGTGTVLCTHEDVMADVLAHLIQRDRTALTKRFRVRKGSAWVLTGDRTRYRSAYYLPLSPADLSTELDLSTAVDLRAAV, encoded by the coding sequence ATGAGCAGGACGAAGCCCCCGACGTTCGGTGCACTGCCCTGGCGGATCGGAAAGCAAGGCACGCTTGAAGTGCTCCTGATCCACCGGCCGGCCCACGTCGACTGGTCCATTCCCAAGGGCAAGGCCGACCCCGGTGAAACCGGCCGGGAGTGCGCGGAGCGCGAGGTTCGCGAGGAAACGGGCCTGCGCTGCCGCCTGGGCGCCGAACTGCCCAGCATCCGCTACGAGGACAGCAAACGCCGAATCAAGACCATCCGTTACTGGGCTGCCGCGGCGGGGTCAGGCCGCTTCACCCCTAATGAAGAGGTCGACGCCGTCAGGTGGCTTTCGCTGCCGGCTGCCTTGCGCACGGTGACAGAACCGCGGGACAGGCCCGCCATCATCGCCCTGGGCAGCCGGCTCCAGTTGGAGCTGGGCGTCCGTCCTGCGCCGGAGCGGGAGAAAACGCTGCTGCTGGTGCGCGGGGGCGAGATGGTGGAACGGCACGAGTGGGATCCGGCAGCAGGCGTCCGGCCGCTGGCTCCTGCCGGCGTGCAGGCCGCCAGGTCGCTGGCCTCGCTGGGAGCCATGTTCGCAATCGAACGCATCGTCTCGGCGCCCTCGATCCGCTGCGTCGAAACCGTCGCTGAACTGGCACGCCGGCAATCCCTCGAAGTGCAGCGCACGGAGCACCTGACCGGCGGGAACCTGGCGGCCACGCTGGACCTCGTGGCCCAGGCCCGCGGGACGGGAACGGTTCTGTGCACGCACGAGGATGTCATGGCAGACGTTCTGGCCCACCTCATCCAACGCGACCGGACGGCCCTGACCAAGCGCTTCCGCGTCCGCAAGGGATCGGCCTGGGTACTGACCGGCGACCGCACCCGCTACCGCTCCGCGTATTACCTGCCGCTCTCCCCGGCGGACCTCAGCACCGAGCTGGATCTCAGCACGGCCGTGGACCTTCGGGCCGCCGTCTAG